From Juglans regia cultivar Chandler chromosome 8, Walnut 2.0, whole genome shotgun sequence, the proteins below share one genomic window:
- the LOC109009316 gene encoding pentatricopeptide repeat-containing protein At3g18110, chloroplastic-like isoform X2 translates to MACSGVLTFSASPLILHSEDSSTSKVCKCKGKATSLSCSSNSAATTTATKSNGNCSQPVNVKTINDSNESGARKFCYSRASPSVRWPHLKFTETYPSSQAQSTVASPTMTHVVEDVGFPVKTLDSGAKEETREVDGMESSPMNGNDENQQALGRPSKTRVKKMSKLALKRAKDWRERVKFLTERIIRLKPEEFVADVLDDRQVQMTPTDFCFVVKWVGLSSWQRALEVYEWLNLRHWYAPNARMLATILSILGKANQEALAVEIFTRAEPTEGNTVQVFNAMMGVYARNGRFDKVKELLDTIRKKGCEPDLVSFNTLINARLKSGAMVPNLAIELLNEVRKSRIRPDIITYNTLLSACSRESNLEEAMKVYNDMKMHNCQPDLWTYNAMISVYGRCGLPSKAEQLFKDLESKGFFPDAVTYNSLLYAFAREGNVEKVKEICEEMRKVGFGNDEMTYNTVIHMYGKQGKHDLALQLYKDMKNSGRNPDAITYTVLIDSLGKESKIMEAANVMSEMLNAGVKPTLRTYSALMCAYAKVGKLVEAEETFDCMRRSGIKPDNLAYSVMLDIFLRFNETKKALVLYREMVHDGFMPDHALYEVMLRVLVRDNKLEAMEKVIRDIEKVCNMNPQVIFSILVKGGCYDHAARMLRFAISNGYELDRDNLLSILSSYSLSGRHLEARELLEFLREHAPGSKQLLTEALVVILCKANQLNAALDEYSNARGFGSFSGSSTLYEALIQGCKENELFGEASQIFSDMRFFGVEPSGYIYQIMVLIYCKMGLPETAHHLVDQAETKGISFDNVSIYVDIIEAYGKLKLWQKSESLVGNLKQKSTTVDRKLWNSLIQAYAASGCYERARAIFNTMMRDGPSPTVDSINGLLQALIVDGRLTELYVVIEELQDMGFKISKSSILLMLESFTQAGDIFEVKKIYHGMKAAGYFPTMHLYRIMIGLFCKGKRVRDVEAMVEEMEEAGFKPDLLIWNSILKLYAGIEDFKKTVQVYQQIKEAGISPDDDTFNTLIIMYCRDRRPEEGLLLMHEMRRLGLEPKLDTYKSMIAAFGKQQQLEQAEELFEELRSNGCKLDRSFFHIMMKMYRNSGKHSKAEKLLSIMKEAGVEPTIATMHLLMVSYGSSGQPHEAEKVLDNLKATGLSLDTLPYSSVIDAYVKNGDYNAGIQKLMEMKEEGVEPDHRIWTCFIRAASLCERTSEVLVLLNALRDAGFDLPIRLLMEKSESLVSEVDNCLEKLEPMGDNAAFNFVNALEDLLWAFELRATASWVFQLAIKRNIYCHNVFSSLNVE, encoded by the exons ATGGCTTGCTCCGGAGTGCTGACCTTTTCTGCATCACCCTTAATACTGCACTCAGAAGACTCATCTACTTCTAAGGTATGCAAATGCAAAGGCAAAGCCACCTCTCTTTCTTGCTCTTCGAATTCTGCCGCTACTACTACCGCCACTAAGAGTAACGGGAATTGTTCTCAGCCTGTGAATGTTAAGACTATTAATGATAGTAACGAGAGTGGTGCTCGGAAATTTTGCTACAGTAGAGCCTCTCCATCAGTGAGATGGCCCCACCTAAAATTCACCGAGACGTACCCATCTTCTCAGGCTCAGTCCACAGTTGCATCTCCTACAATGACCCATGTCGTCGAGGATGTCGGTTTTCCGGTAAAGACCCTGGATTCTGGGGCCAAAGAAGAAACCCGGGAGGTGGATGGTATGGAATCTTCGCCTATGAATGGGAACGATGAAAACCAGCAAGCGTTGGGGAGGCCTAGCAAGACTAGGGTGAAGAAAATGTCCAAATTGGCCCTCAAGAGAGCCAAAGATTGGAGGGAAAGAGTGAAATTCTTGACTGAACGGATTATACGACTGAAACCGGAGGAGTTTGTCGCTGATGTGTTGGATGACCGGCAGGTTCAGATGACGCCCACCGATTTTTGCTTTGTGGTGAAATGGGTGGGCCTGTCGAGCTGGCAGCGCGCATTGGAGGTGTACGAGTGGTTAAATTTGCGACACTGGTACGCCCCGAATGCGCGGATGCTTGCGACCATCTTGTCCATTCTTGGAAAGGCTAATCAAGAAGCCTTAGCAGTGGAAATTTTCACCCGGGCGGAGCCTACGGAGGGTAATACAGTCCAAGTGTTTAATGCCATGATGGGTGTTTATGCAAGGAATGGCCGGTTCGACAAGGTCAAAGAACTGCTTGATACAATTCGCAAAAAAGGGTGTGAGCCTGACCTTGTGAGCTTCAATACCCTGATAAATGCCCGTTTGAAGTCCGGTGCTATGGTACCAAATTTGGCCATTGAACTCTTGAACGAGGTAAGGAAGTCACGGATTCGGCCTGATATAATTACTTACAACACCCTTCTCAGTGCTTGTTCACGTGAATCAAATTTGGAGGAGGCTATGAAGGTTTACAatgatatgaagatgcataattGTCAGCCTGATTTATGGACCTATAATGCCATGATTTCAGTGTATGGTAGGTGTGGACTGCCTAGCAAAGCTGAGCAGCTCTTTAAGGATTTAGAATCAAAAGGGTTTTTTCCTGATGCAGTGACGTACAATTCTTTGTTATATGCTTTTGCGAGAGAAGGGAATGTAGAGAAAGTGAAGGAGATTTGTGAAGAGATGCGGAAAGTGGGGTTTGGTAATGATGAAATGACGTACAATACTGTTATCCACATGTATGGAAAGCAGGGTAAACATGATTTAGCGTTACAGCTTTACAAGGACATGAAAAATTCTGGCCGAAATCCTGATGCAATTACATACACAGTTTTGATTGATTCGCTTGGGAAAGAAAGTAAGATAATGGAGGCTGCAAATGTGATGTCAGAGATGTTGAATGCTGGAGTTAAACCCACTTTGCGGACTTATAGTGCTTTAATGTGTGCGTATGCCAAAGTGGGGAAGCTAGTAGAGGCCGAAGAGACATTTGATTGCATGCGTAGATCTGGAATCAAACCTGATAATCTAGCGTACTCAGTTATGTTGGATATCTTTCTGAGGTTCAATGAGACAAAGAAGGCATTAGTGTTGTATCGGGAAATGGTGCATGATGGCTTCATGCCGGATCATGCTCTTTATGAGGTGATGCTACGAGTACTTGTGAGGGACAACAAATTGGAAGCCATGGAAAAAGTGATCAGAGATATTGAAAAAGTATGCAATATGAATCCACAAGTTATCTTTTCTATCCTTGTCAAGGGGGGATGCTATGACCATGCTGCTAGAATGTTGAGATTTGCCATCAGCAATGGCTATGAACTAGACCGTGATAATTTGTTATCGATCTTGAGCTCGTATAGTTTGTCTGGTAGGCACTTAGAAGCACGTGAATTGCTTGAATTCTTGAGAGAACATGCTCCTGGCTCAAAGCAACTGTTAACTGAAGCTCTGGTTGTGATACTTTGCAAGGCTAATCAATTAAATGCTGCCTTGGACGAATATAGTAATGCTAGGGGGTTTGGTTCGTTTAGTGGAAGTTCTACCCTCTATGAAGCCCTGATTCAAGGCTGCAAAGAAAATGAACTCTTTGGTGAAGCTTCTCAGATTTTCTCTGACATGAGATTCTTTGGTGTGGAACCTTCTGGATATATTTACCAAATTATGGTGCTCATATATTGTAAGATGGGCTTGCCCGAGACTGCTCACCATTTGGTTGATCAGGCAGAAACAAAAGGCATTTCGTTTGACAATGTCTCCATTTATGTAGATATTATTGAGGCATATGGGAAATTGAAGCTATGGCAGAAATCAGAAAGCTTGGTCGGCAATCTTAAGCAAAAAAGTACAACAGTGGACAGAAAGCTTTGGAATTCTTTAATACAAGCTTATGCTGCAAGCGGCTGCTATGAGCGAGCCAGGGCTATTTTTAATACAATGATGAGAGATGGCCCTTCCCCAACTGTAGATTCCATAAATGGTCTATTGCAAGCTTTAATTGTTGATGGGAGATTGACCGAGCTTTATGTGGTAATTGAGGAGTTGCAAGATATGGGTTTTAAGATAAGTAAAAGTTCTATTCTTTTGATGCTTGAATCATTCACTCAAGCTGGAGACATATTTGAGGTGAAGAAAATATACCATGGAATGAAGGCTGCCGGTTATTTTCCGACCATGCATCTTTATAGGATTATGATTGGGTTGTTTTGCAAGGGAAAACGAGTAAGGGATGTCGAAGCCATGGTCGAAGAGATGGAAGAGGCAGGGTTTAAACCTGATCTTTTAATATGGAATTCTATACTTAAGTTATATGCAGGAATTGAGGATTTCAAGAAGACTGTTCAAGTGTACCAGCAAATTAAAGAGGCTGGAATTAGTCCAGATGATGATACTTTCAATACTTTGATTATAATGTACTGCAGGGATCGTAGACCAGAAGAAGGTTTGTTACTGATGCATGAAATGAGAAGGCTGGGTCTGGAACCTAAGTTGGACACCTACAAAAGCATGATTGCAGCATTTGGCAAGCAGCAGCAGCTGGAACAAGCAGAGGAACTTTTTGAAGAGTTGAGGTCAAATGGATGTAAATTGGACCGctcattttttcatataatgatGAAAATGTATAGAAATTCTGGAAAACATTCCAAAGCAGAAAAGTTATTGAGCATAATGAAAGAGGCAGGAGTAGAACCCACCATTGCGACAATGCACCTCCTCATGGTTTCTTATGGCAGCTCTGGACAGCCTCATGAAGCTGAAAAAGTGCTTGACAATTTGAAAGCAACGGGCTTAAGTCTTGATACGTTGCCATATAGTTCAGTTATTGATGCTTATGTCAAGAATGGAGATTATAATGCTGGAATCCAAAAGCTCATGGAGATGAAGGAAGAAGGCGTGGAGCCAGATCATAGAATATGGACATGCTTTATTAGGGCTGCAAGTTTGTGTGAGCGCACAAGTGAAGTCCTTGTCCTCTTAAATGCACTGCGGGATGCTGGGTTTGATCTTCCCATCAG GCTTCTGATGGAAAAATCTGAGTCACTAGTTTCAGAGGTAGACAATTGTCTTGAGAAACTAGAACCCATGGGAGACAATGCTGCCTTTAATTTTGTCAACGCTTTGGAGGATCTGTTGTGGGCATTTGAACTCCGGGCTACTGCTTCGTGGGTTTTCCAATTGGCGATCAAGAGGAACATTTATTGCCACAATGTATTCAG TTCATTGAATGTAGAGTAG